A portion of the Paenibacillus sp. PvR098 genome contains these proteins:
- a CDS encoding carbohydrate ABC transporter permease — translation MTNTTLNVRRWGLYTLLALMALFYLLPVYVMGITSIKGMDEITLDQMWQLPSGLYLEGYREAFHKLAPNLWNSLLLAVPATVLSAILGSLNGYVLSKWKFRGSDTLFTLMLFGMFIPYQSILIPLIQFLQTIGLYNSIPGLILVHVVYGLPICTLILRNFYAGIPTELLEAAKIDGNGFFGIFRYIIFPLSITGFVVVGIWQFTNIWNEFLFAVSLTTQKQQPIMVALQNLSGSQVVQWNVQMAGALLAALPTLLVYVFLGKYFIRGLLAGSIKG, via the coding sequence ATGACCAACACCACCCTGAACGTAAGACGATGGGGGCTGTATACGCTGCTCGCTCTGATGGCGCTCTTTTATCTGCTGCCGGTGTATGTGATGGGCATTACGAGTATCAAAGGGATGGATGAGATTACGCTCGACCAGATGTGGCAGCTTCCTTCGGGGTTATATCTGGAAGGATATCGGGAGGCGTTCCATAAGCTGGCGCCGAATCTATGGAATAGTCTGCTGCTGGCCGTACCGGCCACGGTGCTCTCCGCGATTCTCGGATCGCTAAACGGCTATGTGCTGAGTAAATGGAAGTTTCGCGGCAGCGACACGCTGTTCACGCTGATGCTGTTCGGCATGTTCATTCCGTATCAGAGCATTCTGATCCCGCTCATCCAGTTTTTGCAAACGATCGGGCTGTACAATTCGATTCCCGGTCTGATCCTGGTCCACGTAGTTTACGGTCTGCCGATTTGCACGCTCATTCTTAGGAACTTCTATGCCGGCATCCCGACGGAGCTTCTCGAGGCGGCGAAAATCGATGGCAACGGGTTTTTCGGTATTTTCCGCTACATTATTTTCCCGCTGTCCATCACCGGATTCGTGGTCGTAGGCATTTGGCAGTTCACGAACATCTGGAACGAGTTTCTGTTCGCGGTTTCGCTCACCACACAGAAGCAGCAACCGATCATGGTCGCGCTGCAGAACCTGTCCGGCAGCCAGGTGGTGCAGTGGAACGTGCAGATGGCCGGGGCTCTCTTAGCCGCTCTTCCGACGCTCCTGGTTTACGTATTTCTGGGCAAATATTTTATCCGAGGCTTGCTCGCGGGATCGATTAAAGGTTAA
- a CDS encoding sugar ABC transporter permease, protein MNTSASERWIPVLMILPSFIAIAVFVYGFIAWTGYVSFTDWNTLVKNLSFAGLKNYSFLFQDFRFQSDLRNTLAFTILFITATMGIGLLLALLIDQKIKAEALFRNIFIFPMALSFVVTGVVWQWLLNPSTGFNLILQAMGVQNVPDWYISTKIVPAISIGQIEFGLPLALIAVAIATVWQMSGFTMAMYLAGLRAIPDDLREAARVDGAKEREIWFQIILPQLKPITVSVIIILGHISLKIFDLVYAMTGPGAMFVTDVPGVYMFETTFRGNHYGQGAAISMIMLALVSLLIVPYLISSMRKEESA, encoded by the coding sequence ATGAATACATCGGCTTCGGAGCGGTGGATCCCTGTGCTCATGATCCTGCCCTCTTTTATAGCGATTGCTGTGTTTGTCTACGGTTTTATTGCATGGACCGGCTACGTATCGTTTACCGATTGGAATACGCTGGTGAAGAACCTAAGCTTCGCAGGCCTTAAAAACTATTCCTTTTTGTTTCAAGATTTCCGGTTTCAATCGGATTTACGCAATACACTGGCGTTTACGATTTTATTTATTACGGCAACCATGGGCATCGGACTGCTGCTTGCGCTCCTGATTGATCAAAAAATCAAAGCGGAGGCACTGTTTCGTAACATTTTCATTTTCCCTATGGCGCTGTCATTTGTCGTTACGGGTGTGGTCTGGCAGTGGCTGCTCAACCCGTCCACCGGCTTTAACCTGATTCTGCAGGCCATGGGCGTACAGAATGTGCCGGATTGGTATATCAGCACCAAGATTGTGCCGGCGATTTCCATCGGACAGATCGAATTCGGCTTGCCGCTTGCGCTCATTGCCGTCGCCATTGCCACCGTTTGGCAGATGTCCGGGTTCACAATGGCCATGTATTTGGCCGGACTGCGCGCGATCCCCGATGATTTAAGGGAGGCGGCTCGGGTGGACGGAGCGAAGGAGAGAGAGATCTGGTTTCAGATCATTCTGCCTCAGCTAAAGCCGATTACGGTGAGCGTCATCATTATTCTAGGGCATATTTCGCTCAAAATCTTCGACCTTGTCTATGCGATGACGGGACCGGGCGCGATGTTCGTTACGGACGTGCCGGGTGTATATATGTTTGAGACGACGTTCCGCGGCAATCATTATGGTCAAGGCGCGGCCATCTCGATGATCATGCTTGCCCTTGTATCGCTGCTCATCGTGCCTTATTTGATTTCGAGCATGCGAAAGGAGGAGTCGGCATGA
- a CDS encoding ABC transporter substrate-binding protein has protein sequence MKRNMAKVLSVMTVSGLLFAACSSGSGSGTTNQGQDAAAPKPSEPAKANTKKQVEIFSWWTGAGEEAGLKGLIQLYKEKNPDIEVINAAVSGGAGTNAKAVLASRMQGGDPPGTFQVHGGAELNTGWVAADKMEPLNDLFQKEGWNDKFPKELIELVSKDGKVYSVPVNIHRGNVLFYNKKVLDQHGLKAPKTFDEFFQVADALKAKGVTPLALGDKEPWTASHLFESVLLGSLGPDNYKKLWIGELSFEDPSVKQAAETFKKMIGYVNKDHAARNWQDAAQLVAKGEAAMNVMGDWVKGYFTTDLKLKPNEDFGWAATPGSEGSFMVITDTFGLPKGVKDPESIKSFLSVLGSVEGQDVFNPLKGSIPARIDADVNKYDVYGKQTIEDFKISKLAPSMAHGSAAPEGFVTQANQAMTIFVTRGDVDQFTKSLQQAAVASGIKK, from the coding sequence ATGAAAAGAAACATGGCAAAGGTTCTATCCGTCATGACAGTCAGCGGCCTGCTGTTTGCCGCTTGCAGCTCTGGTTCAGGCTCCGGAACAACGAACCAAGGACAGGACGCAGCAGCGCCGAAGCCGTCTGAACCGGCCAAGGCGAATACGAAGAAGCAGGTGGAGATTTTCAGCTGGTGGACCGGAGCAGGCGAGGAAGCGGGCTTGAAGGGTCTAATTCAACTGTACAAGGAGAAAAACCCGGACATTGAAGTCATTAATGCGGCCGTCTCGGGCGGTGCGGGAACGAACGCCAAAGCCGTGCTGGCGAGCCGGATGCAGGGCGGAGATCCACCAGGGACATTCCAGGTGCATGGAGGCGCAGAGCTCAATACCGGTTGGGTGGCTGCCGATAAAATGGAGCCGCTGAACGATCTGTTCCAGAAGGAAGGCTGGAACGACAAGTTTCCGAAGGAGCTGATCGAGCTGGTCAGCAAAGACGGCAAAGTTTACTCTGTTCCTGTCAACATTCATCGGGGGAACGTGCTCTTTTATAACAAAAAGGTGCTGGATCAGCACGGTCTGAAGGCGCCGAAAACGTTCGATGAGTTCTTCCAGGTAGCTGATGCGCTCAAAGCCAAAGGGGTCACCCCGCTGGCGCTTGGCGATAAAGAGCCGTGGACAGCATCGCATCTATTTGAGAGTGTGCTGCTCGGATCCCTTGGTCCTGACAACTACAAGAAGCTGTGGATAGGAGAGCTGAGCTTCGAGGATCCTTCCGTCAAGCAAGCTGCGGAAACGTTCAAAAAAATGATCGGCTATGTCAATAAAGACCATGCGGCGCGGAATTGGCAGGATGCGGCCCAGCTCGTAGCGAAAGGTGAAGCGGCCATGAACGTGATGGGAGACTGGGTGAAGGGCTATTTCACCACGGATCTTAAGCTGAAGCCGAATGAGGATTTCGGATGGGCAGCCACACCCGGCTCGGAAGGAAGCTTTATGGTCATTACCGATACGTTCGGACTGCCGAAGGGCGTGAAGGATCCGGAATCGATCAAATCGTTCTTGAGCGTACTGGGATCTGTGGAAGGGCAGGATGTGTTCAATCCGCTCAAGGGGTCCATACCGGCACGGATCGACGCGGATGTGAATAAATACGATGTGTACGGTAAGCAAACGATTGAAGATTTCAAGATAAGCAAGCTGGCGCCAAGTATGGCTCATGGATCTGCCGCTCCAGAGGGTTTCGTAACGCAGGCCAACCAGGCGATGACCATTTTTGTTACGAGAGGCGATGTGGATCAGTTTACGAAGTCGCTTCAGCAGGCTGCAGTGGCAAGCGGCATTAAAAAGTAA
- a CDS encoding response regulator transcription factor, translating into MYRLLIADDEALEREGLELIVKRAMPDMFDIAHAENGRMAIQRADEMRPDIVFMDIKMPGIQGLEAVKEIKSRHPQAKFVLVTAYDNFAYAKEAISLGAKEYLLKPAKRDQIVDILSRLVEEIAGERRKREEELRLSERAMEFIPLAEKEIALSLMLDPLHDHHLEPLFGLLDLQVICGCACIISLPVKEDGVIDIPAAMGSEQLYEAVRSRAKTAVSYAVIGPVVGRWIALFLVNSDEGKPFFTFRTESLQWGKELSSFVTDQLAIRATLGLGTVRSGIDGLRGSFREALYAAASEGAGPLQLFDRLSEEAEGAAEGMELTVLPRGDDTDRQLDELQEERGRRAKSVLDRALEYIRMHYREDISLEQAADHAGLNPYYLSKLFKLQTGKTFIDHIIRLRMDKAKELLMDEQYSLKEICYQVGYNDPNYFSRAFKKATGVAPSQYRQQNELSARADQA; encoded by the coding sequence ATGTACAGACTGCTGATCGCCGATGATGAGGCGTTAGAACGGGAAGGGCTGGAGCTGATTGTAAAGCGCGCCATGCCGGACATGTTCGATATCGCGCATGCGGAGAATGGGCGGATGGCTATTCAACGGGCGGACGAAATGAGGCCTGATATTGTATTTATGGATATTAAAATGCCCGGTATTCAAGGGCTGGAGGCGGTTAAGGAGATCAAGTCACGCCATCCCCAGGCGAAGTTCGTGCTCGTTACGGCATATGACAATTTCGCTTATGCCAAAGAGGCGATCTCACTAGGAGCTAAGGAGTATCTGCTGAAGCCGGCGAAGCGGGATCAGATTGTGGATATTCTGTCCAGGTTGGTGGAAGAAATCGCCGGGGAACGTAGAAAACGCGAAGAAGAGCTGCGTTTAAGCGAACGGGCGATGGAGTTCATACCGCTCGCGGAGAAAGAAATTGCGCTGTCCTTGATGCTTGATCCCTTGCACGATCATCATCTGGAGCCTCTGTTTGGGCTGCTTGATTTGCAGGTGATATGCGGATGCGCCTGCATAATTTCGCTGCCGGTGAAGGAGGACGGTGTAATCGATATCCCGGCAGCGATGGGCAGCGAGCAATTGTATGAAGCGGTGCGAAGCCGGGCTAAGACGGCTGTATCGTATGCCGTCATTGGTCCTGTGGTAGGCCGATGGATCGCGTTGTTTCTCGTGAACAGTGACGAAGGCAAGCCGTTCTTCACCTTCCGGACCGAATCACTGCAGTGGGGGAAGGAGCTAAGCAGCTTTGTAACCGATCAGCTTGCGATCAGAGCCACGCTAGGTCTAGGTACCGTAAGATCAGGCATTGACGGCTTGCGCGGCTCGTTTCGCGAAGCGCTGTATGCCGCAGCTTCGGAAGGGGCTGGACCTCTTCAGCTGTTCGATCGGCTATCTGAAGAGGCGGAGGGAGCGGCCGAGGGCATGGAGCTGACCGTGCTTCCGAGAGGTGACGACACGGACAGGCAGCTGGACGAGCTTCAGGAGGAGCGGGGCCGACGGGCCAAATCGGTGCTGGACCGGGCTCTCGAATATATTCGGATGCATTACCGGGAGGATATTTCCTTAGAGCAGGCGGCGGATCATGCAGGCCTCAATCCATACTACCTCAGCAAGCTTTTCAAGCTGCAGACCGGGAAGACGTTTATTGACCATATCATCCGTTTGCGGATGGATAAGGCTAAAGAATTACTCATGGATGAGCAGTACAGCTTAAAGGAAATCTGTTATCAGGTCGGCTACAACGACCCGAATTATTTTAGCCGGGCCTTTAAGAAAGCGACTGGGGTTGCCCCATCGCAGTATCGGCAGCAAAACGAGCTGTCAGCTCGTGCTGATCAGGCCTAA
- a CDS encoding histidine kinase gives MSIRRKLFVFIPLIVVLINSVSFFIFQSGKTVQQSYNLMMERILLYKQVAQGTEENLSALSSYLIEPTAGNLEVVTVRRVKLEQLHALLTASRNELNPLELSNYTHLLETFIEQETSVIQSLEGETLSSYASLYEQAEKTAGFIQQEGQHLVDLELTHYEPYYQSIMEHTNHINSLGFAIFVAGTLLSILFAIWLSQSITEPIGRLVQAAKQISRGNLNVEPPASQAEDEIGILTGTFRHMLHNLKELIARDKERLEMDRLVKELEIKALQSQINPHFLFNTLNSLSKLALIEGADRTSDLIVSVSNLLRYNLRKLDQPVTLKDEVEHAREYFTIQGSRFRDRVRFVTEIEETALSQLIPSLTLQPLIENAFIHGIENMEEGAEIALRIWTNPEERRVIVRVEDNGVGMPEETRLALMRLDDEPVKSAGSRMGELPAVKKASTGLGTHNVFKRIRLFYGSEDLVSILGNTRQRQGTVVELRLPLLTEEEESDVQTADRR, from the coding sequence ATGAGCATTCGCCGAAAGCTTTTCGTCTTTATTCCGCTGATTGTCGTGCTGATTAACTCGGTGTCTTTTTTCATCTTTCAAAGCGGCAAAACGGTTCAACAAAGCTACAATCTCATGATGGAACGGATTTTATTATATAAGCAGGTTGCACAAGGAACGGAAGAAAACTTGAGCGCTCTAAGCTCTTACTTGATTGAGCCTACAGCTGGAAATCTAGAGGTTGTTACCGTACGGAGAGTGAAGCTGGAGCAATTGCATGCGCTTCTGACCGCAAGCCGAAACGAGCTGAATCCGCTAGAGCTCTCCAACTATACACATTTGCTCGAAACCTTCATTGAGCAGGAAACATCGGTCATACAATCCTTGGAGGGAGAGACGCTCTCTTCCTATGCGTCTCTGTATGAGCAGGCGGAGAAGACCGCCGGCTTTATCCAGCAGGAGGGTCAGCATCTGGTGGACTTGGAGCTCACCCATTACGAGCCCTATTACCAGAGCATTATGGAGCATACGAATCACATCAACAGCCTCGGATTTGCCATCTTTGTCGCGGGAACCCTGCTGAGCATCCTGTTTGCCATCTGGCTGTCGCAGAGCATCACTGAACCGATCGGAAGGCTGGTGCAGGCAGCCAAGCAGATCTCGCGCGGGAACCTCAATGTGGAACCGCCGGCATCGCAAGCCGAGGATGAAATCGGCATTCTGACCGGAACGTTCCGGCATATGCTGCACAATCTGAAGGAGCTGATTGCCCGGGATAAGGAAAGGCTGGAGATGGACCGGCTCGTTAAGGAGCTGGAGATCAAGGCGCTGCAGAGCCAGATCAATCCGCATTTCCTGTTCAATACGTTGAACAGCTTATCCAAGCTGGCATTGATTGAGGGGGCGGACCGGACGAGCGATCTCATTGTTTCTGTATCCAATTTGCTCCGCTACAACCTTCGCAAGCTCGACCAGCCCGTCACCTTAAAGGATGAAGTGGAGCATGCAAGGGAGTATTTTACCATTCAGGGGTCAAGGTTCCGAGACAGGGTACGTTTTGTGACGGAGATCGAGGAGACTGCGCTCAGTCAGCTGATCCCAAGCTTGACACTGCAGCCGCTGATCGAGAATGCGTTCATCCACGGGATTGAGAACATGGAAGAAGGAGCGGAGATTGCACTTCGAATTTGGACAAATCCGGAGGAACGACGAGTGATCGTACGGGTGGAGGATAACGGAGTTGGAATGCCGGAAGAGACTCGGCTCGCACTGATGCGCCTGGACGACGAACCTGTGAAATCGGCCGGGAGCAGGATGGGAGAGCTGCCTGCTGTGAAGAAGGCATCGACCGGTCTTGGTACGCATAATGTATTTAAACGGATCCGGCTTTTTTATGGGAGTGAGGATTTAGTCAGCATTCTGGGTAATACAAGACAGAGGCAGGGCACGGTGGTGGAGCTAAGACTGCCTTTGCTGACGGAGGAGGAAGAGAGTGATGTACAGACTGCTGATCGCCGATGA
- a CDS encoding sugar-binding protein, translating into MSHNKWAIGVYALFIVFLLLLWQFMQTSLAIQSVVEQMESGASAERSGPHLVLISQELDNPYWRTVERGARDAASKLGAEIEYIGPYRNNPQEQKKLLEKVIAAKADGILTQGMADSEYIGLINRAVAHGIPVVTVDTDAPESARLTYVGTDNLLSGRLLGEAVIKTAGTGGEIGVIIGSQEATNQRLRLEGFLSVIKDYPELKVVEVRSSNISRIQAAQQSEDLLRNYPNLRIMVGTSALDAIGILQAKKKSGREGLLIFGFDDLEETQQAILSGDIQATVVQKPYLMGYDAVKLMLEHKQGIALPREHYTETGLLTQGDLSGRDTDEHSPKAFRLYSADCRAD; encoded by the coding sequence ATGTCGCATAACAAATGGGCGATCGGCGTATATGCGCTGTTCATCGTGTTTTTATTGCTGCTCTGGCAGTTCATGCAGACGAGTTTGGCTATTCAATCCGTCGTCGAACAGATGGAAAGCGGGGCGTCGGCAGAGCGGTCCGGGCCTCATCTGGTGCTCATTTCGCAAGAGCTGGACAATCCGTATTGGCGGACGGTAGAACGGGGAGCACGGGATGCGGCGTCTAAGCTGGGTGCGGAAATCGAGTACATCGGCCCTTACCGCAACAATCCGCAGGAGCAGAAGAAGCTGCTGGAGAAGGTGATCGCTGCCAAGGCGGACGGCATCCTCACACAGGGGATGGCCGATAGCGAATATATCGGTCTGATCAATCGGGCGGTGGCTCATGGCATCCCGGTGGTGACCGTCGATACGGACGCGCCGGAAAGCGCCAGACTTACGTATGTGGGGACGGATAACCTGCTGTCAGGACGTTTGCTGGGAGAAGCGGTTATCAAGACGGCAGGAACGGGGGGAGAGATCGGTGTCATCATCGGCAGCCAAGAAGCGACCAACCAGCGGTTAAGGCTGGAAGGATTTCTTTCCGTCATCAAGGATTATCCGGAGCTGAAGGTAGTGGAAGTGCGCTCATCTAACATTTCTCGTATTCAGGCCGCTCAACAGTCCGAGGATCTTCTGAGAAACTATCCAAATTTAAGGATCATGGTCGGGACGAGCGCGCTGGATGCGATCGGCATCCTACAGGCGAAGAAGAAGAGTGGACGGGAAGGATTGCTCATCTTCGGCTTTGACGATTTGGAAGAAACGCAGCAGGCCATTCTGAGCGGGGATATTCAAGCGACAGTCGTGCAGAAGCCTTATCTTATGGGGTACGATGCCGTGAAGCTGATGCTTGAGCATAAGCAGGGGATTGCTCTTCCGCGGGAGCATTATACCGAGACGGGACTCCTGACTCAAGGTGATTTGAGCGGGAGGGATACGGATGAGCATTCGCCGAAAGCTTTTCGTCTTTATTCCGCTGATTGTCGTGCTGATTAA
- a CDS encoding MFS transporter — MIRKKTILYILIIIAFIDMFSQLPIISPLAQSLGADPFMIGLAVGAYSLTNMIGNVLAGRWIDRYGARIVLVLGMAVTAALLGMYWFVRTPEQLVVARFAHGLAGGLLVPSAFTLVSGLAESGRQGKNMAISGAAVGFAAIVGPALGGILKAKAGVHTVFLTVAGLMALGALTAWLVLYGKGEAAKPGEDSSMSTTQGWLHLFRSTPVLQSYLGAFTLMFAMGVLTYMLPLKADALVLREQAAGLLLSTFGVVAIGMFLLPTNRVFDRVPSLYTMLAGLVTIAAALLGLSLVDREGVLFAVMAVYGIGFALMFPSMNALLIRHVPEGDRGKAFGLFYAFYSIGVIAGSFTVGTLALSPDEGFRLAGVFLSFIAIGLFIVVQTAARRRSNSP, encoded by the coding sequence GTGATTCGAAAAAAAACGATACTTTACATTCTTATTATCATCGCGTTTATCGATATGTTCAGTCAGCTCCCCATCATCAGTCCATTAGCACAAAGCCTTGGGGCGGATCCGTTCATGATCGGACTTGCCGTGGGTGCGTATTCGCTAACGAACATGATCGGCAATGTACTGGCCGGCCGCTGGATCGACCGTTATGGGGCGAGAATAGTCCTTGTTCTGGGAATGGCCGTTACTGCGGCGCTCCTTGGCATGTACTGGTTCGTACGGACGCCGGAACAGCTGGTCGTCGCCAGATTTGCGCACGGGCTTGCGGGTGGCTTGTTGGTACCGAGCGCATTTACGCTTGTGTCCGGGCTTGCGGAGAGCGGACGACAGGGCAAAAATATGGCTATATCCGGCGCTGCTGTCGGTTTCGCGGCGATCGTCGGGCCAGCGTTGGGAGGTATCCTGAAAGCAAAGGCTGGTGTTCATACGGTATTTCTGACGGTGGCGGGGTTGATGGCTCTCGGTGCGCTGACAGCGTGGCTGGTCCTCTATGGCAAAGGAGAGGCTGCAAAGCCCGGCGAAGATTCATCGATGTCCACCACGCAGGGCTGGCTTCATCTGTTCCGCAGCACGCCGGTCTTGCAATCATACCTTGGCGCGTTCACGCTGATGTTTGCCATGGGCGTGCTTACTTACATGCTGCCGCTGAAGGCTGACGCGCTCGTTCTTCGCGAGCAGGCTGCAGGACTGCTGCTCAGCACCTTCGGTGTCGTGGCGATTGGCATGTTCCTATTGCCTACCAACCGGGTGTTCGACCGGGTGCCATCTTTGTACACCATGCTGGCCGGGCTGGTAACGATTGCCGCGGCATTGCTCGGGCTTTCTTTGGTCGACCGGGAAGGAGTCCTGTTCGCGGTCATGGCGGTATACGGCATCGGCTTCGCTTTGATGTTTCCCTCCATGAATGCCCTTTTGATCCGTCACGTTCCTGAAGGAGACAGGGGGAAGGCCTTCGGGCTGTTCTATGCCTTTTATTCCATCGGCGTCATAGCAGGTTCCTTCACTGTAGGTACCCTTGCCTTATCGCCTGATGAGGGCTTTCGTCTGGCTGGAGTGTTCCTGTCGTTCATCGCCATCGGGCTCTTTATCGTAGTCCAAACCGCAGCCCGTCGCCGCAGCAATTCACCATGA
- a CDS encoding TVP38/TMEM64 family protein, with the protein MNWIETITSLDWHDVEHWLKQYEQLGPLPGILAPMAESFIPVLPLVAILIANVNAYGLGEGILLSWVGVVLGSVSVFTIFRKFGGRLRGFIERKYPRSGKFVHWLEQHGFTPIFLLACFPFTPSSLVNIVAGLSKVPMHTFVVATALGKGVMIFLVSFAGHNLDNLFRQPWKIALILCVFFIMWLFGRKLESKYFK; encoded by the coding sequence ATGAACTGGATAGAGACGATTACAAGCCTGGATTGGCATGATGTGGAACATTGGCTGAAGCAATATGAGCAATTAGGGCCGCTTCCCGGTATACTGGCTCCGATGGCGGAATCCTTTATACCTGTTTTGCCTCTGGTGGCTATCTTGATTGCCAATGTGAATGCTTATGGTTTAGGCGAAGGCATACTGCTGTCTTGGGTTGGAGTGGTACTCGGAAGTGTGAGTGTGTTTACGATCTTTCGTAAGTTCGGTGGCAGGCTTCGCGGATTTATTGAACGCAAATATCCCAGATCAGGGAAATTTGTGCATTGGCTGGAGCAGCACGGCTTTACCCCCATTTTTCTGCTCGCATGCTTCCCTTTCACACCGTCCTCACTTGTGAACATTGTTGCGGGGCTCTCGAAGGTGCCGATGCATACCTTCGTCGTTGCAACGGCTCTGGGCAAGGGTGTCATGATTTTCCTTGTGTCGTTTGCCGGTCATAATTTGGACAACCTGTTCAGGCAGCCTTGGAAAATAGCGTTGATTCTCTGCGTATTCTTCATTATGTGGCTGTTCGGACGTAAGCTGGAATCAAAATATTTTAAATGA
- a CDS encoding ABC transporter ATP-binding protein, with protein sequence MKIVNIGKLSFAYSSKQKPVIDRFSFAMDKGEIVGILGPSGSGKSTLLRLVAGLESPSGGSIAISGRTVVDDTSFVPPESRGVGMVFQDYALFPHLTVAGNVEFGLHRLSRKERAARLAEMLELVQLSGFEKRYPHELSGGQQQRVALARALAPRPSILLMDEPFSNLDADLKVSIRSELRDILRKAEMTCLFVSHDHQDVDAICDRTVIMVS encoded by the coding sequence ATGAAAATCGTAAACATAGGTAAACTTTCATTCGCCTATTCCTCGAAACAGAAACCGGTGATCGACCGCTTCTCCTTCGCAATGGACAAAGGGGAAATCGTAGGAATTTTGGGGCCCAGTGGAAGCGGCAAAAGCACGCTGCTACGACTCGTTGCCGGCTTGGAATCGCCATCCGGCGGTAGTATTGCAATCTCCGGACGAACCGTGGTGGACGATACCTCCTTCGTACCTCCCGAAAGCCGCGGCGTCGGCATGGTGTTCCAGGATTACGCATTGTTTCCCCATTTGACCGTAGCCGGCAACGTCGAATTTGGCTTGCACCGTCTGTCTAGGAAGGAACGCGCGGCACGGCTGGCCGAAATGCTGGAGCTGGTGCAGCTTTCGGGCTTCGAGAAGCGTTATCCCCACGAATTGAGCGGGGGTCAACAGCAGCGTGTCGCCTTGGCACGGGCGCTTGCACCGCGTCCTTCCATTCTCCTGATGGATGAGCCGTTCAGCAATTTGGATGCAGATCTAAAAGTATCCATCCGCAGTGAGCTTCGGGATATCCTGAGAAAAGCGGAGATGACCTGTTTGTTCGTAAGCCATGATCATCAGGACGTCGATGCAATTTGTGATCGTACGGTTATAATGGTTTCATAG